One window from the genome of Cryptomeria japonica chromosome 6, Sugi_1.0, whole genome shotgun sequence encodes:
- the LOC131037739 gene encoding SCF E3 ubiquitin ligase complex F-box protein grrA: MAMAMHSQYVMVMEEESSVEKVTRDGSLVCVIVRHLTSAFDRHAASLVCKLWNDAVTWETALLSVRSRTLFHLFPKRFSHVKTLSFLHCFDQVENGDLLLAASFFRRLQHLVIGHPESQQQKITDDGISDSVRNFQNLRQLTFCCLSNLTDAGFLAIIQNCRQLTSLSLTNCRNLTDEALDALSNCKFLQELLLRGVFMFTSYGLSKIGENCKGLLTVGLEFDSLDISLALKSIAVNCQKIETLNLKFWNGNLSELSRLCSLICLHIEADNRNNVDDAIINISASNRNLKEFTYFNRSAPLGEAATVAVLNNCKNLERFCIEASNLSDAAVLCLLHCKKLNSVILNQFYREGKSFAELGQSGVLKLKEISVAFGRGIWEGNLETLIRANKWLEKINLQRCLDLSPIVFRAIAACKNLQHLDLGFTDVDDASLAAIANSANFLRHLSLVKCESVSDMKVLSNFKALEYLNLDQCLFVNDEGLDFLAVGCSRLSDLSLASTGITDTGVSYLASCNLLRSLKIPYCRGVRGPGLVAISKSCCWLRYLVISHRLRHSEALVELKKHCCMVRLDIDDLSLVPFGFNVFR, translated from the coding sequence ATGGCAATGGCAATGCATTCTCAGTATGTAATGGTAATGGAGGAGGAGAGTAGTGTGGAGAAGGTCACAAGAGACGGATCTCTGGTTTGTGTTATTGTCCGTCATTTGACGTCTGCCTTCGATCGTCATGCCGCCTCTCTCGTCTGCAAGCTGTGGAACGATGCTGTAACGTGGGAGACGGCACTTCTTTCCGTCAGATCACGTACGCTGTTTCATCTGTTTCCTAAAAGATTTTCTCACGTCAAGACCTTAAGTTTCCTTCACTGTTTCGATCAGGTAGAGAACGGAGATCTTCTTTTGGCGGCCTCATTTTTCCGTCGGTTGCAGCATCTGGTGATCGGGCACCCGGAGAGCCAGCAGCAAAAGATAACAGATGACGGAATTTCGGATTCCGTTAGGAATTTTCAAAATCTCCGTCAATTGACCTTCTGTTGCCTCTCGAATCTGACAGACGCCGGCTTTCTCGCGATCATCCAGAATTGCCGTCAGCTGACGTCCCTGAGTCTTACGAATTGCAGAAATTTGACGGACGAGGCCCTCGATGCACTCTCAAACTGTAAGTTTCTTCAAGAACTGCTATTGAGGGGAGTTtttatgttcacatcatatggtcTGTCAAAAATTGGGGAAAATTGTAAGGGCTTGCTGACAGTAGGATTAGAGTTCGATTCCCTGGACATTAGCCTGGCATTAAAATCAATTGCCGTCAATTGCCAGAAAATTGAAACCTTAAATTTAAAATTCTGGAATGGCAACTTGAGTGAATTGTCGCGGCTTTGTTCTTTAATCTGTTTACATATAGAGGCGGATAACAGAAACAATGTTGACGATGCAATAATTAATATTTCCGCATCAAACAGAAATTTGAAAGAATTTACTTATTTCAACCGGTCAGCACCCTTAGGGGAGGCTGCCACTGTGGCCGTTTTAAATAATTGCAAAAACCTAGAAAGATTCTGTATAGAAGCTTCCAATCTGAGTGATGCGGCTGTATTATGTCTGCTACATTGTAAAAAATTGAATTCCGTTATCCTTAACCAGTTCTATAGGGAAGGGAAATCTTTTGCTGAGTTGGGCCAGTCTGGTGTGTTGAAATTGAAGGAGATTTCTGTAGCGTTTGGCCGCGGTATTTGGGAAGGAAACTTGGAAACCCTAATCAGGGCAAATAAATGGTTAGAGAAAATTAATTTGCAGCGTTGTTTGGACCTCTCGCCTATAGTCTTCAGGGCAATCGCTGCCTGTAAAAACTTGCAGCATCTGGATCTAGGTTTCACAGATGTCGATGATGCCAGCTTAGCTGCCATAGCAAATAGTGCGAATTTTCTTCGTCACTTGAGCCTGGTGAAATGTGAGTCTGTTAGTGATATGAAGGTTTTGTCAAATTTCAAGGCTCTGGAGTACCTGAATCTTGATCAGTGTCTTTTTGTCAATGATGAGGGACTTGATTTTCTGGCGGTAGGTTGTAGCCGGTTGTCCGATTTGAGCTTGGCATCGACAGGAATTACAGACACTGGTGTATCTTACCTTGCAAGTTGTAACCTGTTAAGGTCATTGAAGATTCCCTACTGCAGAGGGGTTCGAGGCCCTGGTCTGGTTGCAATTTCAAAGTCCTGTTGTTGGTTGCGGTACTTGGTCATAAGTCACCGCTTACGACACAGTGAAGCATTGGTGGAATTGAAGAAACACTGTTGCATGGTGCGGCTAGACATTGATGACTTGTCATTAGTCCCTTTCGGGTTCAACGTTTTTAGATAA